One segment of Theobroma cacao cultivar B97-61/B2 chromosome 9, Criollo_cocoa_genome_V2, whole genome shotgun sequence DNA contains the following:
- the LOC108663246 gene encoding uncharacterized protein LOC108663246, translating into MVPYEALYWHKCRSPISWFKVGEWRLLEPEMVQEAIDRIRLSRDRMLTAQRQNSYVDHKHQDLEFEVGDLVFFRVLPTKGIMRLVGKCFTCLYYANPKPNPTHVIWHEEIQLEDDLSYEEIQVKILDRKVKLLCTKDLALVKVLWCNHSSEEVT; encoded by the exons ATGGTGCCTTATGAGGCATTGTATTGGCACAAGTGTAGATCGCCTATTTCTTGGTTTAAGGTTGGTGAATGGAGACTCCTTGAACCAGAGATGGTTCAAGAAGCCATTGACAGGATTCGATTGAGTCGAGATAGGATGTTGACAGCTCAAAGACAAAACTCCTACGTTGACCATAAACATcaagatttggagtttgaggtgGGGGACCTTgtattttttagagttttgCCTACTAAGGGTATTATGAGATTGGTAGGAAAG TGTTTCACATGTTTGTATTATGCAAACCCTAAACCCAATCCAACCCATGTTATTTGGCATGAGGAGATTCAGTTAGAAGATGACTTGTCGTATGAGGAGATACAAGTTAAGATTTTAGATCGAAAAGTTAAGTTACTTTGCACTAAGGATTTAGCTTTAGTGAAAGTTCTTTGGTGCAATCACTCTAGTGAGGAGGTAACTTAG